A stretch of DNA from Gemmatimonadota bacterium:
CTGGACCCAGATCGGGCCTGCCGCCTCGAACGCAAGGCGAACGGATCCCAAGTAGTCGCCGTCTTCCGAGTACCGGTCGTAGAAGGCGGGCGCGTCCCTCGGCATGATTCTCTCAACCCAGAGTCTCCCTTCGTCGTCCACGAAGAGACCATCGAGAATGGGCTTGATGTCCGGCATCAGAGCAGCGACCTCCTTCGCCTCCCGGTGGAGATCGGGCCTGTCGTCGATAATGCTCTCGGCGTACGCCATCCGGTCCTCGTCCGTGACCCGTTGGATGGGCAGCCCGGCTTCGATGACCACCAGCGTATCCCCGCCCTCGCCGGTTCGGACGATCCGGTACGACCCCGTGTGCGCGCGCCAGAAGCCACCGGAAGGATTGACCTCGATCAACTCGGCTGCCTCGTGGGGAAGAGGCAGGAAGCCCCAGCCCGCAGGAGTGGAGTATGCGTATGACCGAAAGCTGGCCTCACCGACGTAGACGGAGTCGGTGGCTCCGCTGGACAGGTCATACGACTTGTAGTACCACCGCTCGCTCCACGAACTCAGTCCGGGCGGGGGTGGGAAGCCGGGTCGTCTTCTCCATGAGTGGTCGTCCGCCAGTAGCGGCCCCGATGGTCGAACACACCGTCCCAGATGGGTCCGAAGCTCATGACGGGGTTTACGAACCGGCGTATCTCCGCGCCGGTGGGATCAACTCCGATAATCGTCCACTGCCTGGTGTCGTGGATCCACAGGAGAGTGTCTCCGGAAAGGAGGATGCCGTTGGCGCCACCGATCTCGCCCGGCCCCTCGCCGCGCCTCGCGATCGTCCGCTGGTACCCGCCGCTGGAATCGAAGACGCGGACCTCCGCGGCCTGTTGGTCCAGCACGTAGATGGTCCCGTCGCTGGCCGCCTGCACGCCTCGAACGTCGCCGAAGGTCACGTTCGGGTCGTCCCCCTCAAGGGATCCGAACTTGAGGTCCACACGCGCCCCGATGACTGCCGGGCCGACGGAGTCCACGGCGGGGCGGGTTGGGTAGCGGACGAGGACGGCACCGTTCGGAAGCGTCTCGCGAGTCGGGGTGTCGGATGCCGGTTCCGGTTCGCAGGAGGTGAGCGCGGTGAGTAGCAAGGGGACGAGAATGATGGACGGGCGGGGCCTGTAGAGGGCGACGTCTTGGCGGAACATGTCCGACCCTTCTGACGGGAGATTGCAACGGGCACCGTAACCGATTCGGGCAAGCAGAAGATACGGTTCGCCTTCGCGGACTGCCACGGCCTCCTGCCGCGGCGTCCCACTTGGGGGTGCTTCGCCGCATCCCTATTCCAGAACGGGATTCCGTGCGACCCGGGGGACGCTGGCGGACGCAAATCGGTCGGGCGGAGGTTGCGGGAGGCTGGGGTTCAGCGGTTGAGGCCGCGACCGCAGTGCTTCGCGGCCGGGCGAGGCCAGTACCAGCAGTTCCAACCAACGCCATATCGACTCCCGTGTGCAACGTGACGCCCGCTCAGGCCGTCTAAACAAGTGTGCTGGCATCCCCAAGCTCTTGGAGTCCCGACCGATGAACGAACATTCCCGCGCTGCCGCTTCGATGTCCGTGCCCCTGCTGCTGGCACTCTGCTTCGGTGTAGGCTGTTCGGAGGGAGGCATCGAACGCTCACCGGATGGTGTCCCGACCTTCCGCGGCACGGTAGATCTGGAGTTCGGGGAGATCGAAGGTGAAGATCCCTATCTCTTCACCCGGATCGAGTCGATCGTCGAGGACACGGGCGGGAGGCTGATCGTCGCAGACCTCCAGTCGCACGAGGTGCGGGTCTTCGGTTCCGAGGGCGACTTCCTGTTCCGCTTCGGTGGTCCGGGCGAGGGACCGGGTGAACTGACGCAACCCTGTTGCCTCGCGTTCGGGCCGGACGGCAAGCTCTGGGTGCGCGAGAGTACCCGATACAGTGTGTTCCGGCTGGACGGCGCGATTGCGGAGTACGACAGTGGAGCGAGGATCGCTCACGTGGGCATCGGCATGGTTGCCCCGATCACCTTCGATGCCGAGGGTCGGCTTGTCGATATCGGATCACTGATGACCGAGGACGGGGGTGGCACTGCGCGCTTTCATCACGGTTTCGACGGGGCTGTGGACACGGTACTGATGGCGGGTCCGGAGAAGTACGGGATGGGCTCGACCACGGTCGAGCGTATGATCGGCGACACTCCGGTAGGCTTCTTCGTCTACCAACCGTTCGGCCCGCTGTGGCTTCACGCTCACAGCCCCGGCGGCGCGTGGGCCGAAGCGGTCACCTCGGAGTACTCGGTCACGCTCCACCACCCGGATGGGACTGTTTCGCGTGTCGAGGGACCACAGGCGCTTGGCCCTCCGCTCAGCCCGTCGGACCTTGAATGGGCGCAGGCTTCCATTGACCGCGACCTCCAGCGGTTCGATCTCCGGAACCATCCCTTTGAGATTCCCGACCGCAAGCCGCCGCTTGCCGACATCTTCTTTGATCGAGCCGGTCGCTTGTGGGTCGAGAAGACGGGTACCGACGGGGAGGAGATGCGCGAAGCCGATGTATACGCCGGGTCCGCTCTGGTGGCGCGGTATCGCTGGCCGCGCCGCGTCAGCGTGGGAGATGTTCCCTGGGTCACTGAATCGGTGCTGTACGGCACCACAAGGGACTCGCTTGACGTACGGCGCGTCGCGCGAGTGCGGTTCGAGCCCGGTTCCTGACGTCGCGCCGTGGCGGGGGACCAGTTCGTATTTCGGGTTGGATGGTGGAAGACTAGATTGCTCGGGAGTCGCGGGGGGTCCCGTGACAGCACCGCGCCGTGCACCACGGATGAAACTGGGGGCCGGTCCATACCGTGAGCGATAGTGGAGTCATCGGGCAAGCGTACGGGCGGAAGATCCACGCCCGCGAGGTGGTCGCTATCGACGAAGCCGGGGACGGGCTGTGTTGGGTCCGGCTAACCCGGTTCGGCCACGAATGGCTCCTGATTCGCTCCGACGCCCGCGACGTGTCGCGCGCGGTGCGGAAGCTCCGCCAGATTCCGGCGGGCGAGCAGTCGGAACGGTTCCCGGAGGTAGGGCCATGAGCTATAAGCGGCGCACTCGTCGCCGGCGATCCCGGCGCGCATCGGCGCGTCCGTTTCCGGGGGATCGAAGGGGGGCGGCAGCCACCCTCGCCAGCACCTTTGTACCCACAAGGGG
This window harbors:
- a CDS encoding 6-bladed beta-propeller, which gives rise to MFRQDVALYRPRPSIILVPLLLTALTSCEPEPASDTPTRETLPNGAVLVRYPTRPAVDSVGPAVIGARVDLKFGSLEGDDPNVTFGDVRGVQAASDGTIYVLDQQAAEVRVFDSSGGYQRTIARRGEGPGEIGGANGILLSGDTLLWIHDTRQWTIIGVDPTGAEIRRFVNPVMSFGPIWDGVFDHRGRYWRTTTHGEDDPASHPRPD
- a CDS encoding 6-bladed beta-propeller; protein product: MNEHSRAAASMSVPLLLALCFGVGCSEGGIERSPDGVPTFRGTVDLEFGEIEGEDPYLFTRIESIVEDTGGRLIVADLQSHEVRVFGSEGDFLFRFGGPGEGPGELTQPCCLAFGPDGKLWVRESTRYSVFRLDGAIAEYDSGARIAHVGIGMVAPITFDAEGRLVDIGSLMTEDGGGTARFHHGFDGAVDTVLMAGPEKYGMGSTTVERMIGDTPVGFFVYQPFGPLWLHAHSPGGAWAEAVTSEYSVTLHHPDGTVSRVEGPQALGPPLSPSDLEWAQASIDRDLQRFDLRNHPFEIPDRKPPLADIFFDRAGRLWVEKTGTDGEEMREADVYAGSALVARYRWPRRVSVGDVPWVTESVLYGTTRDSLDVRRVARVRFEPGS